One window of Mastacembelus armatus chromosome 20, fMasArm1.2, whole genome shotgun sequence genomic DNA carries:
- the anks6 gene encoding ankyrin repeat and SAM domain-containing protein 6 produces MNFGLPANSLLLFRACDEGDYETARGILEPGAPRESGRQSRLRSEAGSDCSVADTLSLVPVDCTDEEGNTALQFASASGHENLVRFLLRKGASVDSRNNYGWTPLMQAARFGHLTVAHILLENGAEINGRNRLGASVLTMAARGGHAHVVKLLLESEAHVDDYDHLAVSAEAVCNGNNNNSRSAAGFGGADGCPGVGGAGGGGGREFMDITALMVASQHGHEATVRLLLEWGSDVNFSQKTTGWGPLMVATLSGKVVVAQQLVERGADPDRVNVLSKTAFELAMQLKQRDVKAYLDSITTVRPQTDDERRRPDVFSALKLGNSQLVKEILEEEPSQVNSSNQEGATPLMMAAVSGQLEVVQLMVEKNADIDKQDGVHGWTALMQATYHGNKDIVKYLLSQGADVNLRAKNGYTAFDLVMLLSDPDTELVRLLASVCMQVDKDKSKQRGRALLTRSRSRQSLNNVPVPPVDKGDLKSWWSRMSNRFRRLKLTHTLRHGLSSNRLAPFPSDAEASLDATMKAHTKPVAGSNGALAPAPVPGENDTSTTWAVKSKDTGLCRAPLEKEDFLITTMLRSGAPLTRLPNDKLRAVIPPFLPPSNFEPWNSDRMRLLREGKSEAPRLPMPPQRKLNSSGNSDITSISRVVSRSIKFPSIPKGPSSSSPSNSGHYHSPHSSGGSNGVAGLSRDSHNRSGGSADSVLSQIAAQRKRAAGLMDVKVQAPERQHSHTQPPQSLAQPDVSLPDIHTRRKMDLSKRPQSGNSSTSKSTSPTLTPSPSPTPKPATGPGDSLSSASSHPRSKSSGDSSSGTITDEDELSSILKKLSLEKYQPIFEEQEVDMEAFLTLTDGDLKELGIKTDGPRQQILAAISELNAGKGRERQILQETIHNFQSSFGSSASNPRQPAQTGWMRHQVRSSNKR; encoded by the exons ATGAACTTCGGTCTCCCCGCTaattctctgctgctttttcgTGCGTGCGATGAGGGGGACTACGAGACGGCCCGGGGTATCCTGGAGCCCGGAGCCCCGAGGGAGTCCGGGCGGCAGAGCAGGCTGCGGTCGGAAGCGGGATCGGACTGCAGCGTCGCGGACACGTTGTCGCTGGTACCGGTGGACTGTACGGACGAGGAGGGGAACACAGCCCTGCAGTTCGCCTCGGCCAGCGGTCATGAGAACCTGGTCCGGTTTTTGCTACGAAAGGGGGCCTCGGTGGACAGCCGGAACAACTACGGCTGGACCCCGCTGATGCAGGCTGCTAG GTTTGGTCACCTGACTGTTGCCCACATCCTGTTGGAGAATGGGGCGGAGATTAATGGACGCAACAGGCTGGGGGCGAGTGTCCTGACCATGGCGGCCCGTGGGGGACACGCTCATGTAGTCAAACTACTCCTGGAGAGTGAGGCCCACGTTGACGACTACGATCACCTGGCTGTGTCTGCGGAGGCCGTATGCAAcggcaacaacaacaacagccgCAG CGCGGCTGGTTTTGGAGGTGCTGATGGCTGCCCAGGtgtaggaggagcaggaggaggaggcggcagAGAATTCATGGACATCACGGCCCTGATGGTGGCGTCTCAGCATGGACATGAAGCCACGGTGCGCTTGCTGCTAGAGTGGGGCTCAGATGTCAACTTTTCCCAGAAGACCACTGGCTGGGGACCCCTGATGGTTGCCACCCTGAGTGGGAAG GTGGTTGTGGCTCAGCAGTTAGTGGAACGAGGAGCTGACCCAGACCGAGTCAACGTTCTGTCCAAAACAGCCTTTGAACTTGCTATGCAGCTAAAGCAGAGAGACGTCAAGGCCTACCTGGACTCTATCACCACAGTCCGACCCCAGACAG ATGATGAGAGAAGGAGACCAGATGTGTTCAGTGCCCTCAAGTTGG GAAATTCCCAGCTAGTTAAAGAGATCTTGGAGGAGGAGCCCTCTCAGGTGAATTCATCCAATCAGGAGGGGGCAACACCTCTGATGATGGCAGCAGTGAGCGGCCAGTTGGAAGTGGTGCAGCTGATGGTGGAGAAAAATGCTGACATAGATAAACAAGATGGGGTCCATGGGTGGACCGCACTCATGCAGGCCACCTATCATGG TAATAAAGACATCGTCAAGTATCTGCTGAGTCAAGGGGCTGATGTCAACCTTCGAGCTAAGAATGGATACACGGCCTTTGATTTGGTTATGCTGCTCAGTGACCCAG aCACTGAACTGGTGCGTCTCTTAGCATCGGTGTGTATGCAAGTAGATAAGGACAAGTCGAAGCAGCGGGGCAGAGCCTTATTGACACGCTCTAGAAGCCGACAGTCCCTCAACAATGTCCCTGTGCCACCTGTGGACAAGGGAGACCTTAAG TCCTGGTGGAGCAGGATGTCAAATCGGTTCCGGCGGCTTAAGTTGACTCACACACTGAGGCATGGCCTCTCATCCAATCGCCTCGCTCCATTTCCCAGTGATGCTGAAGCTTCATTGGATGCCACGATGAAGGCACATACAAAACCTGTTGCTGGGTCTAATGGTGCACTGGCACCAGCTCCTGTACCGGGAGAGAATGACACCAGCACTACTTGGGCTGTTAAGAGCAAAGATACTG GTCTGTGCAGAGCTCCCTTAGAAAAGGAGGACTTCTTAATAACCACAATG CTAAGAAGTGGTGCACCACTGACCCGACTGCCCAATGACAAACTCAGAGCAGTGATCCCTCCCTTCCTACCTCCATCCAACTTCGAGCCGTGGAACTCAGACCGCATGCGTCTCCTCAGGGAAGGAAAGAGCGAAGCTCCCCGCCTGCCTATGCCACCCCAAAGGAAACTAAACAGCAGTGGAAACTCTGATATT ACATCCATCAGTCGTGTGGTTAGCAGGTCCATCAAGTTTCCCAGCATCCCCAAGgggccctcctcctcctctccttccaaCTCTGGGCACTACCACTCTCCTCATTCGTCAGGAGGCTCCAATGGAGTGGCAGGGCTCAGCCGAGATTCTCACAACCGTTCAG GGGGCAGTGCAGACAGTGTTCTCTCTCAGATAGCGGcgcagagaaagagagcagcagGCCTGATGGATGTGAAGGTCCAAGCCCCAGAAAGACAGCACAGCCACACACAACCACCACAGAGCCTGGCACAGCCTGATGTCAGCCTCCCTGACATCCACACGAGAAgg AAGATGGACTTGAGCAAGAGACCTCAGTCAGGGAATTCCTCTACCTCCAAGAGCACATCGCCCACTCTGACCCCGTCTCCTTCCCCAACACCCAAACCTGCCACGGGGCCAGGGGACTCTCTGTCATCGGCCTCTTCCCATCCTCGCTCCAAAAGCAGTGGCGACTCCAGCAGTGGAACTATCACTGACGAAG ATGAGTTGTCTAGTATTTTGAAGAAACTCTCCCTGGAGAAGTATCAGCCCATATTTGAGGAACAGGAG GTGGACATGGAGGCATTCCTCACTCTGACAGATGGAGATCTGAAGGAGTTGGGCATTAAAACAGACGGACCCAGACAACAGATCTTGGCTGCTATATCAGAGCTCAATGCTGGGAAG GGCCGAGAAAGACAGATCCTTCAAGAGACCATTCATAATTTCCAGTCTTCCTTTGGTAGCAGTGCTAGTAACCCAAGACAACCAG cTCAAACAGGTTGGATGAGACACCAGGTTCGATCCTCCAACAAGAGATAA